Proteins found in one Plasmodium gaboni strain SY75 chromosome 13, whole genome shotgun sequence genomic segment:
- a CDS encoding putative trafficking protein particle complex subunit 2 gives MSSSLSQVFVLTIIGKGDIPLYEADLSINSKRDISEHLTQFIIHQSLDSLDEIVWKSSSMFLKNIDSFNNYSVSAYCTPGHMKFLLLYKNRNEGGNNTTNTNIYIPSDDHIKSFFETVHENYIKVLLNPLYEPNGIITSSLFDQNVHLAAKKYLHQ, from the coding sequence ATGTCATCAAGTTTAAGTCAAGTATTTGTTCTAACCATAATTGGAAAGGGGGATATACCATTGTATGAAGCTGATTTATCAATAAATAGTAAGAGAGATATATCTGAACATTTAACACAATTTATAATTCATCAATCATTAGATTCTTTAGATGAAATAGTATGGAAAAGTTCTAGtatgtttttaaaaaatattgatagttttaataattatagtGTATCAGCATATTGTACCCCTGGTCATAtgaaatttttattattatataaaaatagaaatgAAGGAGGAAACAATACTACcaatacaaatatatatattccatCGGATGATCATATCAAATCATTTTTTGAAACAGTAcatgaaaattatattaagGTTTTATTAAATCCTTTATATGAACCTAATGGTATTATAACCAGTTCCTTGTTTGATCAAAATGTTCATTTGGCAgcaaaaaaatatttacacCAATAA